The following proteins are co-located in the Billgrantia tianxiuensis genome:
- a CDS encoding electron transfer flavoprotein subunit alpha/FixB family protein, translating to MSILVLAEHHDGQLAGATAHVVAAAQAIGGDIDVLVAGENVGAVAEAAAKLDGVSKVRVADNAAYAHQLAEPLGALLAELAGDYSHLLAAASTTGKNVLPRVAALKDVSQLSEIVEVVDADTFKRPIYAGNAIATVKSADSLKVITVRTTAFDAVSAGGSASVESVEVVAENTQSTFIKQELAQSDRPELGGARVVISGGRGMGSGENFKLLEGIADKLGAAIGASRAAVDAGFVPNDMQVGQTGKIVAPELYIAVGISGAIQHLAGMKDSKVIVAINKDEEAPIFQVADYGLVGDLFEVLPELESKL from the coding sequence ATGAGCATTCTGGTACTTGCCGAACATCACGACGGCCAGCTTGCCGGCGCCACCGCCCACGTGGTCGCTGCGGCCCAGGCTATTGGCGGCGACATCGATGTGCTGGTGGCCGGCGAGAACGTCGGCGCCGTGGCCGAGGCCGCTGCCAAGCTCGACGGTGTGAGCAAGGTGCGGGTGGCCGACAACGCCGCCTACGCCCACCAGCTGGCCGAGCCCCTGGGTGCGCTGCTGGCCGAGCTGGCCGGTGACTATTCCCATCTCCTCGCTGCTGCCTCCACCACCGGCAAGAACGTGCTGCCGCGCGTCGCCGCATTGAAGGACGTCAGCCAACTCTCCGAGATCGTTGAAGTGGTCGATGCCGACACCTTCAAGCGCCCGATCTACGCCGGCAACGCCATCGCCACGGTCAAGAGTGCCGACAGCCTCAAGGTGATCACCGTGCGCACCACGGCGTTCGATGCGGTGTCAGCCGGCGGTAGCGCCAGCGTCGAGAGCGTCGAGGTCGTGGCCGAGAACACCCAGTCCACCTTCATCAAGCAGGAACTGGCCCAGAGCGATCGCCCCGAGCTGGGCGGTGCGCGGGTGGTCATCTCCGGCGGGCGCGGCATGGGCAGCGGCGAGAACTTCAAGCTGCTCGAAGGTATCGCCGACAAGCTGGGGGCCGCCATTGGCGCCTCGCGGGCGGCGGTGGACGCCGGCTTCGTGCCCAACGACATGCAGGTGGGCCAGACCGGCAAGATCGTCGCGCCGGAGCTCTACATCGCCGTGGGCATCTCGGGAGCCATCCAGCACCTGGCCGGCATGAAGGACTCCAAGGTGATCGTGGCGATCAACAAGGACGAAGAGGCACCGATCTTCCAAGTGGCGGATTACGGCCTGGTCGGCGACCTGTTCGAGGTGCTGCCGGAGCTGGAAAGCAAGCTGTAA
- a CDS encoding superoxide dismutase: protein MPHTLPELPYAYDALEPHIDAMTMEIHHSRHHKTYVDKLNAALEGTGLEDVPVDELMASIDRVPQEKRQEVINNGGGHSNHAKFWQMMAPNGGGQPQGRVAQAIDSELGGFDAFKEAFTKAALGRFGSGWAWLSVTPEKKLVVENTLNQDSPHMHGNTPVLGLDVWEHAYYLKYQNKRPDYVAAFFNVVNWEDVERRYQQAVS from the coding sequence ATGCCGCATACATTGCCCGAGCTTCCTTATGCTTACGATGCGCTCGAGCCCCATATCGATGCAATGACCATGGAGATCCATCATTCGCGTCACCACAAGACCTATGTCGACAAGCTCAACGCCGCGCTGGAGGGTACCGGTCTGGAAGACGTTCCAGTGGATGAACTGATGGCCAGTATCGATCGCGTTCCGCAAGAGAAGCGGCAGGAGGTCATCAACAACGGCGGCGGTCACTCCAACCACGCCAAATTCTGGCAGATGATGGCTCCCAATGGTGGCGGCCAGCCCCAAGGCAGGGTGGCCCAGGCCATCGACAGCGAACTGGGCGGTTTCGATGCCTTCAAGGAAGCCTTTACCAAGGCCGCTCTGGGTCGCTTCGGCAGCGGCTGGGCCTGGCTCAGCGTCACTCCCGAGAAGAAGCTGGTAGTGGAAAACACTCTCAACCAGGATAGCCCGCATATGCATGGCAACACCCCGGTGCTGGGCCTGGACGTATGGGAGCACGCCTACTACCTGAAGTACCAGAACAAGCGCCCCGACTACGTTGCGGCCTTCTTCAACGTGGTCAACTGGGAGGATGTGGAGCGCCGCTATCAGCAAGCGGTTTCTTGA
- a CDS encoding ABC transporter ATP-binding protein, with protein MFEVKDTTFEVNGKRLLEPVEYRFEEGKVYGLIGHNGSGKSTLIKLLAQQQPASQGEIRLDGRPLSAWGQREFARRVAYLPQHLPSAENLTGRELIGFGRYPWHGLLGRHTAEDKAAIRRAIELSHTEAFADRLVDTLSGGERQRVWLAMLLAQQSRFLLLDEPLAALDIAHQVEVLALIRKLCNDLRLGVIIVLHDINMASRYCDELLALHGGRILAHGAPDTMMTEATLEAIYGLPMRVMPHPSGEHRIAVAH; from the coding sequence ATGTTCGAAGTCAAAGACACGACTTTCGAGGTCAACGGCAAGCGCCTGCTCGAGCCCGTCGAATATCGCTTCGAGGAAGGCAAGGTCTATGGCCTGATCGGGCATAACGGGTCGGGCAAATCGACATTGATCAAACTGCTCGCTCAACAGCAACCGGCGAGCCAGGGGGAGATCCGCCTCGACGGCCGTCCGCTGAGTGCATGGGGCCAGCGCGAATTCGCCCGCCGGGTCGCTTATCTGCCCCAGCACCTTCCCAGTGCCGAGAACCTGACCGGTCGCGAGCTGATCGGCTTCGGTCGCTATCCTTGGCACGGCCTGCTGGGGCGCCATACCGCCGAGGACAAGGCCGCCATACGACGCGCCATCGAACTCAGCCACACCGAAGCCTTCGCCGATCGCCTGGTGGATACCCTGTCGGGCGGCGAAAGACAGCGCGTATGGCTTGCCATGCTACTGGCCCAGCAGAGCCGCTTTCTACTACTCGACGAACCCTTGGCCGCACTGGACATCGCGCACCAAGTGGAGGTGCTGGCCCTGATCCGCAAACTGTGCAACGACTTGCGGCTCGGCGTGATCATCGTGCTGCACGATATCAACATGGCCTCGCGCTACTGCGACGAACTGCTCGCGCTCCACGGTGGCCGGATCCTGGCCCATGGGGCTCCCGACACGATGATGACCGAAGCCACACTGGAAGCCATCTACGGTCTGCCCATGCGTGTCATGCCGCACCCCAGCGGCGAGCACCGCATCGCCGTTGCCCACTGA
- a CDS encoding lysine N(6)-hydroxylase/L-ornithine N(5)-oxygenase family protein: MSDSNVLDLAGLGAGPFNLSIAALADSHLTRLATRFFERRHDPVWHPGLMLPDTHLQTGFLKDLVTAVAPDSRHSFLSYLVEHRRFYRFLNAELGTVSRAEFSDYLGWAARRLENVALGEAVREVRLDARGFRIRTDAGDYRARHLSLGTGKRPWLPDFAEALRGSHCLHAAEIARTQRDFSGRRVVVVGGGQSGADIFLNALRGHWGQPRELHWISRRRNFEPLDETAFTNEYFTPDYTRGFHGLPREVRAREVAAQKLASDGITPAALQSLYRELYHRFDVLGEPRWARLFPHREAVALSRSGLGFVLTTQHGLTGDREHFNADVVVFATGFCSHLPDCLAELTPRLERDAHGELVLGPHFEASWDGPTAHRIYAVNAGRHSHGIAEPQLSLMAWRSATILNHIAGHQAFDLSENEGPIEWQPITEQRWVQAI, translated from the coding sequence ATGTCTGACTCCAACGTTCTCGACCTGGCCGGCCTGGGCGCCGGGCCCTTCAACCTGAGCATCGCCGCGCTGGCCGACTCGCACCTGACACGACTCGCCACACGTTTTTTCGAGCGCCGCCACGACCCGGTCTGGCACCCAGGGCTGATGCTCCCCGATACCCATCTGCAGACCGGCTTCCTCAAGGATCTGGTCACCGCCGTGGCGCCGGATAGCCGCCACTCCTTCCTCAGCTATCTGGTCGAGCACCGCCGCTTCTACCGCTTCCTCAACGCCGAGCTAGGTACCGTCAGCCGTGCCGAGTTTTCCGACTACCTCGGCTGGGCCGCCCGGCGCCTGGAAAACGTCGCCCTCGGCGAAGCGGTGCGGGAGGTCCGGCTCGACGCCCGCGGCTTCCGGATACGCACCGACGCCGGCGACTACCGCGCCCGCCACCTTAGCCTGGGCACCGGCAAACGTCCCTGGCTACCGGATTTCGCCGAGGCGTTGCGTGGCTCCCATTGCCTGCACGCCGCCGAGATCGCCAGGACCCAACGTGACTTCAGCGGGCGCCGGGTGGTGGTGGTCGGCGGCGGTCAGAGCGGCGCCGACATCTTTCTCAATGCCCTGCGCGGGCACTGGGGCCAGCCACGGGAGCTGCATTGGATCTCGCGACGGCGCAATTTCGAACCCCTCGACGAGACCGCCTTCACCAACGAGTACTTCACGCCCGACTATACCCGCGGCTTCCACGGTCTGCCCCGCGAGGTTCGCGCGCGTGAAGTGGCGGCCCAGAAGCTGGCCAGCGACGGCATCACCCCTGCCGCCCTGCAATCGCTCTACCGCGAGCTCTACCACCGTTTCGACGTGCTCGGCGAGCCCCGCTGGGCGCGACTCTTTCCACACCGCGAGGCCGTCGCCCTGAGCCGAAGCGGCCTAGGCTTCGTCCTGACCACCCAGCATGGGCTTACCGGCGATCGAGAACACTTCAATGCTGACGTGGTGGTCTTTGCCACCGGCTTCTGTTCGCATCTGCCGGACTGCTTGGCCGAGCTGACCCCGCGACTCGAGCGAGATGCTCATGGCGAGCTGGTGCTGGGCCCCCACTTCGAGGCGAGCTGGGACGGTCCCACGGCGCATCGCATCTATGCGGTCAATGCAGGCCGTCACAGTCACGGCATAGCGGAGCCGCAGCTGTCGCTAATGGCCTGGCGTTCGGCGACCATCCTCAACCATATCGCCGGCCACCAGGCCTTCGATCTGAGCGAGAATGAAGGTCCTATCGAGTGGCAGCCCATAACTGAACAGCGCTGGGTCCAGGCAATTTGA